From a region of the Mycobacterium sp. SMC-8 genome:
- the otsB gene encoding trehalose-phosphatase, whose translation MGLPVFIDPRHHDAVLFDMDGVVTDTAALHAAAWKATFDDFLSRRSAAPGEDLSAATDRDFRDFISGRKPFDAVKGFLESRGIAVPDGAPEGLDDASVWGLVHRRQQLFADMLADGVPVFASTVDLVRRLLAADIAVAVFSTSRDCAELLDAAGVSDLFPVRVDGVVADELGLPGEPDLAMLRETAKRLGVHPGRCVVVDDGLAGITAAREGGFALIIGVDRADRAEDLRRCGADVVIPDLVAVTVRDNYRHISELSDALLSYSEIVPLAETRRPAVLLDFDGTLSDIVGDPATATLIPGARAMLEALTARCPVAVISGRSLADIRDRIGVPGIWYAGSHGFELCSSDGVRHDNEAGLEAVRVLAGALTELRGRVGGVDGVLIEDKRFSIAVHYRNVDPGSVDDVVAAVRIIGQRHGLRAGGGRKVIELQPDTGWNKGKAVEWILDRIDGDELLLPVYIGDDLTDEDGFDAVRLRGIGVVVRNAESGDRRSAARFALDGPEAVCRFLTRLSDQLAVEQDITNDPWMLTFGGYLPDDERLREALCTLGNGYLAARGAAPECGAGRSHYPGTYAAGIYNRLTDEISGTTVDNESMVNLPNWLPVTFRIDGGEWFDIDAVELTSYVCTLDLRRATLTREFVMRDGQGRITDVRQRRLVAMHRPHVAAMRTTVHAENWSGRLEFRSVIDGGVENLGVERYRDLSSRHLTVDGLRELSDDAVLLEAQTGESQIQVAVAARNRLTGGEPASVARAIIRDDTRIGHDIAVEVTGGRAVTLEKVVAVYTSRDHGISGPVTAAEREVAATPGFDELEERHRLAWAHLWERFNVDMGHDPDLLRLVRLHQLHLLQTLSPHTADLDVGVPARGLHGEAYRGHVFWDELFVFPVMNMRLPKVTRSLLLYRYRRLSEARRAAFEAGFAGAMFPWQSGSDGREESQRLHLNPRSGRWNLDASARAHHVGLAIAFNVWQHYQVTGDIGFLIDYGAEMLVEITKFWVSAASLDPQRDRYVIRGVIGPDEFHSGYPGREYDGIDNNAYTNLMAVWVIMRTLEALERLPLSYRLALLETVGVGDEDLAQWEDVSRRMFVPFHDGVISQFEGYEQLRELDWEAYRSRYDNLQRLDRILEAEGDSVNNYQAGKQADTLMLFYLLSADELYELFDRLGYNFVPDQIPATIDYYRQRTSHGSTLSAVVHSWVLARGNRRQAMHYFRQVMASDVVDIQRGTTPEGIHLAAMAGSIDLLQRCFTGLELRRDRIVVGPLWPEPLGRLAYTFRYRGHRLRLTVSGRSSTLSAEPSDASPVLVECRGQSQNLVAGGTVEFT comes from the coding sequence ATGGGGCTGCCGGTGTTCATCGATCCGCGCCATCACGACGCGGTGCTCTTCGACATGGACGGGGTGGTGACCGACACCGCGGCGCTGCACGCCGCCGCGTGGAAGGCCACATTCGACGACTTCCTCAGCCGGCGGTCCGCCGCGCCGGGCGAGGATCTGTCCGCCGCGACGGACCGGGATTTCCGCGACTTCATCTCCGGCAGAAAGCCTTTCGATGCGGTGAAGGGATTCCTGGAGAGCCGCGGGATCGCCGTCCCGGACGGCGCGCCGGAGGGACTGGACGACGCCAGCGTCTGGGGTCTGGTTCACCGCCGCCAGCAGCTGTTCGCCGACATGCTGGCCGACGGGGTGCCGGTGTTCGCCTCGACCGTGGACCTGGTGCGCCGGCTGTTGGCGGCCGATATCGCCGTGGCGGTGTTCTCGACCAGCCGTGACTGCGCCGAATTGCTGGATGCAGCAGGTGTTTCTGACCTGTTCCCCGTGCGGGTGGACGGCGTCGTGGCCGACGAGCTGGGCTTGCCCGGTGAACCCGATCTGGCGATGCTGCGGGAGACCGCCAAGCGGCTCGGGGTCCATCCGGGGCGCTGCGTCGTCGTCGACGACGGGCTCGCGGGAATCACCGCCGCGCGTGAAGGCGGCTTTGCGTTGATCATCGGAGTGGACCGGGCCGACCGCGCCGAGGACCTGCGCCGCTGTGGTGCGGACGTCGTGATACCCGATCTGGTCGCGGTCACCGTGCGCGACAACTATCGGCACATCTCCGAACTGTCCGACGCGCTGCTGTCCTACAGCGAGATCGTGCCACTGGCCGAGACGCGCAGGCCCGCCGTGCTGCTCGATTTCGACGGCACGCTGTCCGACATCGTCGGTGACCCCGCCACGGCGACGCTGATCCCCGGGGCCCGGGCGATGCTCGAAGCGCTCACGGCACGCTGCCCTGTCGCGGTGATCAGTGGCCGCAGCCTGGCCGACATCCGGGACCGGATCGGGGTCCCCGGCATCTGGTACGCCGGCAGTCACGGGTTCGAACTCTGCTCCTCGGACGGGGTGCGTCACGACAACGAAGCAGGCCTGGAAGCCGTGCGCGTGCTCGCCGGTGCCCTGACCGAGCTGCGCGGGCGGGTCGGCGGAGTCGACGGCGTGCTCATCGAGGACAAGCGTTTTTCGATCGCCGTGCACTATCGCAACGTCGACCCCGGTTCGGTCGACGACGTGGTCGCGGCGGTCCGGATCATCGGTCAGCGTCACGGTCTGCGCGCCGGCGGTGGGCGCAAGGTCATCGAGCTGCAACCGGACACCGGCTGGAACAAGGGCAAGGCGGTCGAGTGGATCCTCGACCGCATCGACGGTGACGAGTTGCTGCTGCCCGTGTACATCGGTGACGACCTGACCGACGAGGACGGCTTCGACGCGGTGCGCCTGCGGGGGATCGGAGTGGTGGTCCGCAACGCGGAATCGGGGGACCGCCGGTCCGCGGCGCGGTTCGCCCTTGACGGGCCAGAAGCCGTCTGCCGCTTTCTCACCCGGCTATCCGATCAGCTCGCCGTCGAACAGGACATCACCAACGATCCGTGGATGCTCACGTTCGGCGGCTATCTGCCCGACGACGAGCGGCTCCGGGAGGCGCTGTGCACGCTCGGCAACGGCTACCTGGCGGCCAGGGGCGCCGCGCCCGAGTGCGGTGCCGGGCGGTCCCACTACCCGGGCACCTACGCGGCGGGGATCTACAACCGTCTCACCGACGAGATCTCGGGCACCACCGTCGACAACGAGAGCATGGTGAATCTGCCCAACTGGCTGCCGGTGACGTTCCGCATCGACGGCGGGGAGTGGTTCGACATCGACGCGGTCGAACTCACCTCCTACGTCTGCACGCTGGACCTGCGCCGCGCCACCCTGACCCGAGAGTTCGTGATGCGGGACGGGCAAGGGCGGATCACGGATGTCCGGCAGCGCCGGCTGGTGGCGATGCACCGGCCGCACGTGGCGGCGATGCGGACCACCGTCCATGCCGAGAACTGGTCCGGGAGACTGGAATTCCGTTCGGTGATCGACGGAGGGGTGGAGAACCTCGGAGTGGAGCGATACCGTGACCTGTCCTCGCGGCACCTGACGGTCGACGGTCTGCGCGAATTGTCCGATGACGCCGTGCTGTTGGAGGCGCAGACCGGTGAGTCGCAGATCCAGGTCGCGGTCGCGGCACGCAACCGCCTGACCGGAGGGGAACCCGCGTCGGTCGCCCGCGCGATCATCCGGGACGACACCCGGATCGGCCACGACATCGCCGTCGAGGTCACCGGCGGTCGTGCCGTCACACTGGAGAAGGTGGTCGCGGTGTACACCAGCCGCGACCACGGCATCTCCGGGCCGGTCACTGCGGCCGAGCGTGAAGTGGCCGCCACCCCCGGCTTCGACGAACTGGAGGAACGGCACCGGCTGGCGTGGGCCCACCTCTGGGAGCGGTTCAACGTCGACATGGGACACGACCCCGATCTGCTGCGCCTCGTGCGCCTGCACCAGCTGCACCTGCTCCAGACGCTGTCCCCGCACACCGCCGATCTCGACGTCGGCGTGCCGGCGCGGGGACTGCACGGCGAGGCCTACCGGGGCCACGTGTTCTGGGACGAGCTGTTCGTCTTCCCGGTGATGAACATGCGGTTGCCGAAGGTCACCCGCTCGCTTCTGCTGTACCGCTACCGGCGGTTATCCGAGGCCCGACGGGCTGCGTTCGAGGCGGGGTTCGCGGGGGCGATGTTTCCGTGGCAGTCGGGCAGCGATGGCCGCGAGGAAAGTCAACGGCTGCATCTGAATCCGCGGTCGGGTCGGTGGAACCTCGACGCCAGCGCCCGCGCCCACCACGTGGGCCTGGCCATCGCTTTCAACGTCTGGCAGCACTATCAGGTCACCGGAGACATCGGGTTCCTCATCGACTACGGCGCCGAGATGCTGGTCGAGATCACCAAGTTCTGGGTCAGCGCCGCGAGCCTGGACCCACAGCGGGACCGGTATGTGATCCGCGGGGTGATCGGCCCGGACGAGTTCCACTCCGGTTATCCGGGCCGGGAGTACGACGGAATCGACAACAACGCCTACACCAACCTGATGGCGGTGTGGGTGATCATGCGGACCCTGGAGGCCCTCGAGCGGTTGCCGCTGTCCTACCGGCTGGCGCTTCTGGAGACGGTCGGGGTCGGTGACGAGGACCTCGCGCAGTGGGAGGACGTCAGCCGGCGGATGTTCGTGCCGTTCCACGATGGCGTCATCAGCCAGTTCGAGGGTTACGAGCAGCTGCGCGAACTGGATTGGGAGGCGTACCGGAGCCGCTACGACAACCTGCAGCGGCTGGACCGCATTCTCGAAGCCGAGGGCGACAGCGTCAACAACTACCAGGCGGGCAAGCAGGCCGACACGTTGATGCTGTTCTACCTGCTGTCCGCCGACGAGCTGTACGAGTTGTTCGACCGCCTCGGCTACAACTTCGTGCCCGATCAGATCCCGGCCACCATCGACTACTACCGGCAGCGCACCTCACACGGGTCCACCTTGAGCGCGGTGGTGCACTCCTGGGTGCTCGCCCGCGGCAACCGTCGCCAGGCCATGCACTACTTCCGTCAGGTGATGGCCTCCGACGTGGTCGACATCCAGCGCGGCACCACTCCCGAGGGCATCCATCTGGCGGCCATGGCGGGCAGCATCGACCTGTTGCAGCGGTGCTTCACCGGGCTGGAGCTGCGCCGTGACCGGATCGTGGTCGGCCCGCTGTGGCCCGAGCCGCTGGGCAGGCTGGCCTATACGTTCCGCTACCGCGGGCACCGGCTCAGGTTGACGGTGTCGGGGCGGTCCTCGACGCTCAGTGCAGAACCCAGTGACGCCTCGCCGGTACTGGTCGAATGCCGGGGCCAGTCACAGAATCTCGTCGCCGGTGGCACGGTGGAATTCACTTGA
- a CDS encoding hydrogenase maturation protease — protein sequence MSALVIGVGNPFRRDDGIGPVVAAEVGKLSLRGVRVMVATDDPAEMIDAWDGTELTVVVDAAAGDDAVPGRIRRWTPEAGLRPATVSTHALDLPAAYALGQVLGRAPRRLVVLAVDAAEVAFGDGLSSALTAAVPTVVAAVVSELRGGPPCAGSCQGPPAPGSARSSSEFHRATGDEIL from the coding sequence TTGAGCGCGTTGGTGATCGGTGTGGGCAACCCGTTCCGTCGCGACGACGGCATCGGCCCGGTCGTCGCCGCCGAGGTGGGCAAGCTGTCACTGCGCGGGGTGCGGGTCATGGTCGCCACCGACGATCCAGCCGAGATGATCGATGCGTGGGACGGGACCGAGCTGACTGTGGTGGTCGACGCGGCCGCCGGCGACGACGCCGTCCCGGGCCGGATCCGCCGCTGGACACCGGAGGCCGGGTTGCGGCCGGCAACGGTGAGCACACATGCACTGGACCTGCCCGCGGCCTATGCGCTCGGGCAGGTTCTGGGCCGTGCGCCGCGGCGGCTGGTGGTGCTCGCCGTCGACGCGGCCGAGGTGGCATTCGGTGATGGGCTGAGCTCCGCGCTCACAGCGGCGGTGCCGACGGTGGTTGCCGCGGTGGTGTCCGAACTGCGGGGCGGGCCACCTTGCGCCGGATCGTGTCAGGGACCGCCGGCACCCGGGTCAGCCCGGTCATCAAGTGAATTCCACCGTGCCACCGGCGACGAGATTCTGTGA